One region of Quercus lobata isolate SW786 chromosome 2, ValleyOak3.0 Primary Assembly, whole genome shotgun sequence genomic DNA includes:
- the LOC115973971 gene encoding protein DETOXIFICATION 16-like, which translates to MDVQEQTASLQSPLIPIAEENGVKFTKKINKDEIVEEAKKQLWLAGPLVSVNLLVNCLQVISVMCVGHLGELALSGAAMATSFATVTGYSFLIGMGSALDTYCGQAYGAKQYRMLGIHAQRAMIVLLLSCIPITLIWAKARHILVFLRQDPEISAAAGLYARFLIPCIFGYAIVQCHVRFLQAQNNVLPMMVSSGISTLSHLFTCWILVFKCGLGSKGAALANGISYWINALLLMAYVQTSPSCKNTWGGFSKEAFYGIYQFLKISIPSTIMNTLEIWSFEMMVLLSGLLPNPKLETSVMSISFNTCALAYMLPLGLGSTTSIRVSNELGSGRPQTARLAVRVALSMVAIEGILVGTALILGRNVWGYSYSKEEEVVRYLREMLLLVAISHVFDGLQSVLSGAARGCGWQKIGALVNLGAYYLIGIPIAITLAFVYHTGVKGLLMGIIMALFMQALLLWIVTLCSDWEKEVKKAADRVHISPEDVLQQE; encoded by the exons ATGGATGTGCAAGAGCAGACAGCTAGTCTTCAATCACCACTAATTCCAATAGCTGAAGAAAATGGTGtaaaatttacaaagaaaatcAACAAAGATGAGATTGTAGAGGAGGCGAAGAAGCAGCTGTGGTTAGCAGGGCCACTTGTGTCCGTTAATCTGCTGGTGAATTGCTTACAGGTGATTTCAGTTATGTGTGTGGGTCATCTAGGAGAGCTAGCACTTTCTGGTGCTGCCATGGCCACTTCCTTTGCAACAGTCACTGGTTACAGCTTTTTG ATTGGAATGGGAAGTGCATTAGACACATACTGTGGTCAGGCCTATGGTGCAAAACAGTATCGAATGCTCGGTATACATGCGCAGAGAGCCATGATTGTTCTTCTACTGTCCTGCATTCCCATTACACTTATATGGGCCAAAGCTCGTCACATTCTTGTATTCTTGAGACAAGATCCAGAAATTTCAGCTGCAGCTGGACTTTATGCTCGCTTCCTGATACCCTGCATTTTTGGTTATGCGATCGTTCAATGTCATGTCAGATTCTTACAAGCCCAAAATAATGTACTTCCTATGATGGTTAGCTCAGGCATTTCAACATTATCACACTTATTCACTTGTTGGATTCTTGTATTTAAGTGCGGCCTTGGAAGTAAAGGTGCTGCTTTGGCGAATGGCATCTCTTATTGGATCAATGCATTGTTATTGATGGCTTATGTTCAAACATCTCCTTCGTGTAAGAACACATGGGGTGGATTTTCAAAGGAGGCCTTTTATGGAATCTATCAGTTTCTAAAAATATCAATTCCCTCAACTATAATGAATAC CTTGGAAATCTGGTCTTTTGAAATGATGGTTCTTTTATCTGGCCTTCTCCCTAATCCAAAGCTTGAAACATCAGTGATGTCAATCAG CTTTAACACATGTGCATTGGCTTATATGTTACCCCTGGGGCTGGGTAGTACAACAAG CATAAGAGTTTCAAATGAGTTGGGTTCTGGGAGACCACAAACAGCTCGCCTAGCGGTTCGTGTTGCTCTATCCATGGTTGCTATAGAGGGCATTCTGGTTGGAACGGCCTTAATATTGGGTCGTAATGTTTGGGGTTACAGTTACAGCAAGGAAGAAGAAGTTGTAAGATATCTGAGAGAAATGTTACTCTTGGTCGCAATATCCCACGTTTTCGATGGTCTTCAATCTGTGCTATCAG GCGCTGCTAGAGGATGTGGATGGCAAAAGATTGGGGCATTGGTTAATCTAGGAGCTTATTATCTTATAGGCATTCCCATAGCTATAACGTTAGCTTTTGTCTACCATACTGGTGTGAAG GGACTCTTGATGGGAATCATAATGGCACTGTTCATGCAAGCACTACTCCTTTGGATAGTTACTCTATGCAGTGATTGGGAGAAAG aggTGAAGAAAGCAGCTGATAGAGTTCATATCAGTCCTGAAGATGTATTACAACAAGAGTGA